One stretch of Henckelia pumila isolate YLH828 unplaced genomic scaffold, ASM3356847v2 CTG_477:::fragment_1, whole genome shotgun sequence DNA includes these proteins:
- the LOC140872761 gene encoding probable protein phosphatase 2C 8 → MTSGSGGKETSLHVRRTRGARRNRLQIKRLKSLSLKAHGFQNHHSSVDTEEGMSERKSTHEGLAFGHVSVMGRRRVMEDSAVVAPPVGFSGEYAFFAVYDGHGGAEVAESCCERMHICLEKLIMDQKAPLEEEFDWEKVMAECFRSVDQEFAAEENAAEMGSTALVVLVGKEEVVVANCGDSRAVLCRSGAAVPLSKDHKPDRPDEKQRIEAAGGNILNWNGWRVQGVLATSRSLGDYSLKPYVISEPEVMVTKRTESDDFLIIATDGLWDVLCNRVACQVVKNCLGGMWSDGTGAQAAAAALAEVAIARGSRDNISVIVVQLN, encoded by the exons ATGACGTCAGGTTCCGGCGGCAAGGAGACTTCTCTGCATGTCAGAAGGACACGTGGAGCCCGTAGGAATCGGCTGCAGATCAAGCGCCTCAAGTCTTTGAGTTTGAAGGCCCACGGATTTCAGAATCACCATTCTTCTGTGGATACAGAAGAAGGGATGTCGGAGAGGAAGAGTACTCATGAAGGCTTGGCTTTTGGGCACGTGTCGGTGATGGGGCGGCGGAGGGTGATGGAGGATTCCGCGGTGGTGGCGCCGCCTGTCGGGTTTTCTGGGGAGTACGCTTTCTTTGCTGTTTACGACGGGCACGGCGGTGCGGAGGTGGCCGAGAGTTGCTGTGAGAGGATGCATATTTGTTTGGAGAAGCTTATAATGGACCAAAAGGCGCCTTTGGAGGAGGAATTTGATTGGGAGAAGGTGATGGCGGAGTGTTTTAGGAGTGTGGATCAAGAGTTTGCGGCGGAGGAGAATGCGGCGGAGATGGGGTCGACGGCGCTGGTGGTTCTGGTGGGGAAGGAGGAGGTTGTGGTGGCCAATTGTGGAGATTCCAGGGCGGTGCTCTGCCGGAGTGGAGCTGCCGTGCCTTTGTCCAAGGATCACAAG CCGGACCGACCAGATGAGAAGCAGAGAATAGAAGCCGCAGGAGGAAACATCTTAAACTGGAACGGCTGGCGTGTACAAGGAGTTCTTGCCACTTCAAGATCCTTAG GTGATTACTCTCTGAAACCGTATGTAATATCGGAGCCTGAGGTCATGGTCACCAAAAGAACAGAGTCGGACGACTTCCTCATAATAGCCACAGATGGCCTCTGGGATGTCTTGTGCAACAGGGTCGCCTGTCAAGTCGTGAAGAACTGTCTAGGTGGGATGTGGAGCGATGGAACCGGTGCtcaggcggcggcggcggcattGGCCGAGGTGGCCATTGCCAGAGGAAGTAGAGACAACATCAGCGTCATAGTTGTGCAGTTGAACTGA